In Tubulanus polymorphus chromosome 2, tnTubPoly1.2, whole genome shotgun sequence, a single window of DNA contains:
- the LOC141899427 gene encoding uncharacterized protein LOC141899427 isoform X2, producing the protein MSGTGSQNRVNNANQQRNGSQQPQQSRSKVSVTPQSRRSQDQASQTVGTPQPPPSQNVPATNNDQPQDASSLRVNGSQERVSPNSNQQRSVKNGAAADATVPNYTRDIDGKDFHANFGEDLSVFKEYLQQTSVEDVFQEQCHILLTRDTLPYNPYPGFVRRIRQKAEQFHTDDKSVEEIFKLFAQKYAALVEDLTPRQSTLQDVPRYSNQVTTALVGQAVFDGTFYDEPSMIAVRTEYLINGDNATVAVELFINSVIADLNFMEQQTDHVLLGVSLPVFRKKDDEVFTYDFWTMDMVHTNQNSFWQFLSDTVTSNKHFSAELILKVDPSVEKYSRLQKQYTFNFVQTSTLEQKREILTTFAELPMSTLFDGYFMKKPFAQAYVGTFLPRQQLAEGVGDIDEPSQSFHVATHPNFQVKRGPNIGAKIREKFGFAKFNREKVDIDGFRYRDTDGRYGPYAWQITAPIKSHWQKKIALNHEFAEIFDSAYGILLMVLLDRDKFDPQILVHLYRLFHSTAAKLMRCMEQNKIIREMILNFQGEEENYLVYQVFMDYKLSLYEMTHTDHHERSSDLKIIGKILDERLQRIITNEKGIQGSVPLEPDTVLELRFINLYCSAVFMQLIEDVVPEIPAVMDYIQLMKKTFPEYVQRPRTAVKGVSSSKDVVLPVRDRAKIKFKHGIEHDPLILQDRYVIDVDDCMERDMAPKSVLHESVLMKYMVDTHLDEVWTQFLVEILSQTYLTPNPFPALVTVLRQAALRMHLYADSNDQVVKRVQHNTPKLEDGENFIYAVPGCDGHGHISAMCILDTAAFFMLNQLVKPFDNRTFVQRKGRYKIAMTLALSSHTPLYGRMDPYLKQVDLHEHCYIKGPHGCAADAVAIYSKIVIDHINDVLKNDDFPVQGFYMGVEETRWCAEDLQNRKRAFQTEFERIVLLKQPLYLKLFVVKEWFYVPIVKKYLFHFTNQDETQKEMFFDNNPVWLYQNIFFKKEKAAFHFQQGATPDSCSPYTGPNLRIAFRIIDKKIRSEIDNKRWIDVHRWLLTKSLMNQNTAHIAETWRMLHSVAAQLEYINCLNLSIQELILYGLEERAKLFRRREDEQGDPHFLGCLDLIILGKMVQGYRSKLEQVLKTQACMAPKTFPEMVETKLKSIVEWHIGSRNLYVKIEPASVQKLEQVRQMCAALQDILSHDVHLISPEAKAAVKSIRAEAKNTRPSSPEPGHQRTLKIYLNPADDIHNEWRYIY; encoded by the exons ATGTCTGGAACTGGAAGTCAGAACAGAGTCAATAATGCTAATCAGCAGAGAAATGGAAGTCAACAGCCTCAGCAGAGTCGCTCCAAAGTTTCGGTGACACCTCAAAGTAGACGTTCACAAGATCAAGCTTCCCAAACAGTTGGAACTCCTCAGCCACCACCATCTCAAAATGTACCAGCTACTAATAATGATCAACCG CAGGATGCCAGTTCCTTAAGAGTAAATGGAAGCCAGGAAAGAGTTTCACCAAATTCTAACCAACAAAGATCAGTCAAG AATggagctgctgctgatgcGACCGTTCCAAACTATACAAGGGATATCGATGGAAAAGATTTTCATGCAAATTTTGGTGAAGATTTGTCCGTGTTCAAAGAGTACTTGCAACAGACTTCAGTTGAGGATGTATTTCAAGAACAGTGCCATATTTTACTGACCCGCGATACTCTGCCTTATAACCCATATCCGGGGTTTGTGCGGCGTATTCGACAAAAAGCAGAACA GTTCCACACCGATGACAAATCAGTGgaagaaattttcaaactatTTG CCCAGAAATATGCTGCCTTAGTTGAAGACTTGACACCAAGACAATCGACATTACAAGACGTCCCTCGTTATTCG aaTCAAGTTACGACAGCGTTGGTTGGACAGGCAGTGTTTGATGGAACATTCTACGATGAACCATCGATGATAGCTGTTCGTACGGAATATTTGATCAATGGAGACAAtgccacagtt GCAGTCGAATTGTTTATAAACAGTGTTATTGCGGATTTGAACTTCATGGAACAGCAGACTGACCACGTACTTCTGG GTGTTAGTTTACCTGTATTTAGGAAGAAAGATGACGAAGTGTTCACATATGATTTCTGGACAATGGATATGGTTCACACAAATCAG AATTCATTTTGGCAGTTTTTGAGCGATACTGTTACATCAAACAAACACTTTTCCGCTGAG TTGATACTGAAAGTAGATCCcagtgttgaaaaatatagtCGACTTCAGAAACAATACACGTTCAATTTTGTTCAGACATCCACTTTAGAGCAGAAACGTGAAAT ACTAACAACATTCGCTGAATTGCCCATGTCAACGCTTTTCGATGGATATTTCATGAAGAAGCCATTTGCGCAAGCATATGTCGGTACCTTTCTTCCAAGGCAGCAGTTAGCTGAAGGGGTCGGTGATATTGATG AGCCTAGTCAGAGTTTCCATGTCGCGACTCATCCGAACTTCCAGGTCAAACGCGGTCCAAATATAGGCGCGAAGATTCGTGAAAAATTCGGCTTCGCAAAATTTAATCGCGAGAAAGTGGACATCGATGGATTCCGATATAGAGATACTGATGGAAGATACGGGCCTTACGCATGGCAGATAACTGCACCCATTAA GTCGCATTGGCAGAAAAAGATTGCTTTGAATCATGAATTTGCTGAAATATTTGACTCGGCCTATGGTATTCTACTGATGGTTCTACTAGATAG AGACAAGTTTGATCCACAAATTCTCGTTCATCTCTATCGACTATTCCATTCAACCGCTGCCAAACTCATGCGTTGTATGGAACAGAATAAGATAATTCGCGAAATGATACTGAACTTTCAAGGG GAAGAAGAAAATTACTTGGTTTATCAAGTTTTCATGGATTATAAATTGAGCTTGTATGAAATGACACACACAGACCA CCATGAACGTAGTTCAGATTTGAAAATCATCGGAAAAATCCTTGATGAAAGACTTCAACGTATTATTACTAATGAGAAGGGCATACAAGGAAGTGTTCCCTTGGAACCAGAT ACCGTGTTAGAGTTGAGATTTATAAATCTATACTGTTCGGCGGTATTCATGCAACTCATCGAAGATGTAGTTCCCGAAATTCCCGCTGTTATGGACTATATACAGCTGATGAAGAAAACATTCCCCGAATATGTTCAGCGTCCACGCACAGCGGTCAAAGGAGTGTCGTCTTCGAAAGACGTTGTCTTACCAGTTCGCGATAGAgccaaaatcaaattcaaacacGGTATTGAGCACGATCCTTTGATTCTGCAAGACCGATATG TTATTGATGTTGATGATTGTATGGAAAGAGACATGGCcccgaaatcagttttacACGAGTCGGTTCTAATGAAG TACATGGTTGACACTCATCTCGATGAAGTTTGGACCCAGTTTCTTGTGGAAATCTTATCGCAAACTTATCTGACACCAAATCCTTTCCCAGCCCTAGTCACTGTTCTAAGACAGGCTGCACTAAG GATGCATTTGTATGCTGATAGTAATGATCAGGTTGTGAAACGTGTACAGCACAATACTCCCAAATTAGAAGATGGTGAGAATTTCATCTACGCAGTTCCTGGATGTGATGGACATG GACATATAAGTGCCATGTGCATTTTGGATACCGCAGCATTCTTTATGCTGAACCAATTGGTCAAGCCATTCGACAACCGCACTTTCGTTCAAAGAAAAGGCCGCTACAAG ATTGCGATGACGCTTGCACTGAGCAGTCATACACCTCTGTACGGTAGGATGGACCCATATCTGAAACAAGTCGACCTGCATGAGCATTGTTACATAAAAGGACCGCATGGATGTGCAGCAGATGCAGTTGCTATCTACTCAAAAATTG TTATCGACCATATAAATGATGTTCTGAAGAATGACGATTTCCCCGTGCAAGGTTTCTACATGGGTGTTGAGGAAACACGTTGGTGCGCCGAGGATCTTCAGAATAGAAAACGTGCATTCCAAACTGAGTTCGAACGAATCGTCCTCCTCAAACAGCCATTATATTTGAAG CTGTTCGTTGTCAAAGAATGGTTCTATGTGCCAATTGTTAAAAAATACCTGTTCCATTTTACAAACCAAGATGAGACTCA gAAAGAGATGTTCTTTGATAATAACCCTGTGTGGCTTTATCAGAATATCTTCTTCAAGAAAGAAAaa GCAGCGTTTCATTTCCAACAAGGTGCCACACCTGATTCCTGCAGTCCGTATACAGGTCCGAACTTGCGCATAGCTTTTCGAatcattgataaaaaaattcGAAGTGAAATTGATAACAAACGCTGGATAGACGTGCATCGATGGCTGCTGACAAAATCACTTATGAATCAG AACACGGCACATATCGCTGAAACATGGAGAATGCTGCACAGCGTTGCAGCGCAATTAGAATATATAAACTGTCTCAACCTGTCGATCCAGGAACTGATTCTATATGGGCTCGAGGAAAGAGCCAAACTTTTCCGTCGCAGAGAGGACGAGCAAGGGGATCCTCATTTTCTG GGCTGCCTTGATCTGATTATATTGGGAAAGATGGTACAGGGCTACAGGTCTAAATTAGAACAAGTGCTCAAAACGCAAGCGTGTATGGCACCAAAAACATTCCCAGAAATGGTGGAGACTAAACTCAAGTCAATTGTTGAATGGCACATTGGATCTAGAAATCTTTATGTCAAGATTGAACCAGCT TCTGTCCAAAAGCTGGAGCAAGTTCGTCAAATGTGCGCGGCGCTACAAGATATCCTGTCTCATGATGTTCATCTGATCAGCCCCGAAGCTAAAGCGGCCGTTAAAAGCATTCGAGCTGAAGCTAAGAATACTCGTCCATCATCTCCTGAACCGGGCCATCAACGAACATTGAAAATATACCTCAATCCTGCTGATGATATTCATAATGAATGGAGATACATATATTGA
- the LOC141899427 gene encoding uncharacterized protein LOC141899427 isoform X3, whose amino-acid sequence MSGTGSQNRVNNANQQRNGSQQPQQSRSKVSVTPQSRRSQDQASQTVGTPQPPPSQNVPATNNDQPQDASSLRVNGSQERVSPNSNQQRSVKNGAAADATVPNYTRDIDGKDFHANFGEDLSVFKEYLQQTSVEDVFQEQCHILLTRDTLPYNPYPGFVRRIRQKAEQFHTDDKSVEEIFKLFDFPYHQSGVPYVAVSDKFDNIYSLPLIVRCTNPFVAQKYAALVEDLTPRQSTLQDVPRYSNQVTTALVGQAVFDGTFYDEPSMIAVRTEYLINGDNATVAVELFINSVIADLNFMEQQTDHVLLGVSLPVFRKKDDEVFTYDFWTMDMVHTNQNSFWQFLSDTVTSNKHFSAELILKVDPSVEKYSRLQKQYTFNFVQTSTLEQKREILTTFAELPMSTLFDGYFMKKPFAQAYVGTFLPRQQLAEGVGDIDEPSQSFHVATHPNFQVKRGPNIGAKIREKFGFAKFNREKVDIDGFRYRDTDGRYGPYAWQITAPIKSHWQKKIALNHEFAEIFDSAYGILLMVLLDRDKFDPQILVHLYRLFHSTAAKLMRCMEQNKIIREMILNFQGEEENYLVYQVFMDYKLSLYEMTHTDHHERSSDLKIIGKILDERLQRIITNEKGIQGSVPLEPDTVLELRFINLYCSAVFMQLIEDVVPEIPAVMDYIQLMKKTFPEYVQRPRTAVKGVSSSKDVVLPVRDRAKIKFKHGIEHDPLILQDRYVIDVDDCMERDMAPKSVLHESVLMKYMVDTHLDEVWTQFLVEILSQTYLTPNPFPALVTVLRQAALRMHLYADSNDQVVKRVQHNTPKLEDGENFIYAVPGCDGHGHISAMCILDTAAFFMLNQLVKPFDNRTFVQRKGRYKIAMTLALSSHTPLYGRMDPYLKQVDLHEHCYIKGPHGCAADAVAIYSKIVIDHINDVLKNDDFPVQGFYMGVEETRWCAEDLQNRKRAFQTEFERIVLLKQPLYLKLFVVKEWFYVPIVKKYLFHFTNQDETQKEMFFDNNPVWLYQNIFFKKEKAAFHFQQGATPDSCSPYTGPNLRIAFRIIDKKIRSEIDNKRWIDVHRWLLTKSLMNQGCLDLIILGKMVQGYRSKLEQVLKTQACMAPKTFPEMVETKLKSIVEWHIGSRNLYVKIEPASVQKLEQVRQMCAALQDILSHDVHLISPEAKAAVKSIRAEAKNTRPSSPEPGHQRTLKIYLNPADDIHNEWRYIY is encoded by the exons ATGTCTGGAACTGGAAGTCAGAACAGAGTCAATAATGCTAATCAGCAGAGAAATGGAAGTCAACAGCCTCAGCAGAGTCGCTCCAAAGTTTCGGTGACACCTCAAAGTAGACGTTCACAAGATCAAGCTTCCCAAACAGTTGGAACTCCTCAGCCACCACCATCTCAAAATGTACCAGCTACTAATAATGATCAACCG CAGGATGCCAGTTCCTTAAGAGTAAATGGAAGCCAGGAAAGAGTTTCACCAAATTCTAACCAACAAAGATCAGTCAAG AATggagctgctgctgatgcGACCGTTCCAAACTATACAAGGGATATCGATGGAAAAGATTTTCATGCAAATTTTGGTGAAGATTTGTCCGTGTTCAAAGAGTACTTGCAACAGACTTCAGTTGAGGATGTATTTCAAGAACAGTGCCATATTTTACTGACCCGCGATACTCTGCCTTATAACCCATATCCGGGGTTTGTGCGGCGTATTCGACAAAAAGCAGAACA GTTCCACACCGATGACAAATCAGTGgaagaaattttcaaactatTTG ATTTTCCATACCATCAGTCAGGAGTGCCGTATGTGGCAGTATCCGACAAGTTTGATAACATTTACAGTCTTCCATTAATTGTGAGATGTACAAATCCTTTCGTAGCCCAGAAATATGCTGCCTTAGTTGAAGACTTGACACCAAGACAATCGACATTACAAGACGTCCCTCGTTATTCG aaTCAAGTTACGACAGCGTTGGTTGGACAGGCAGTGTTTGATGGAACATTCTACGATGAACCATCGATGATAGCTGTTCGTACGGAATATTTGATCAATGGAGACAAtgccacagtt GCAGTCGAATTGTTTATAAACAGTGTTATTGCGGATTTGAACTTCATGGAACAGCAGACTGACCACGTACTTCTGG GTGTTAGTTTACCTGTATTTAGGAAGAAAGATGACGAAGTGTTCACATATGATTTCTGGACAATGGATATGGTTCACACAAATCAG AATTCATTTTGGCAGTTTTTGAGCGATACTGTTACATCAAACAAACACTTTTCCGCTGAG TTGATACTGAAAGTAGATCCcagtgttgaaaaatatagtCGACTTCAGAAACAATACACGTTCAATTTTGTTCAGACATCCACTTTAGAGCAGAAACGTGAAAT ACTAACAACATTCGCTGAATTGCCCATGTCAACGCTTTTCGATGGATATTTCATGAAGAAGCCATTTGCGCAAGCATATGTCGGTACCTTTCTTCCAAGGCAGCAGTTAGCTGAAGGGGTCGGTGATATTGATG AGCCTAGTCAGAGTTTCCATGTCGCGACTCATCCGAACTTCCAGGTCAAACGCGGTCCAAATATAGGCGCGAAGATTCGTGAAAAATTCGGCTTCGCAAAATTTAATCGCGAGAAAGTGGACATCGATGGATTCCGATATAGAGATACTGATGGAAGATACGGGCCTTACGCATGGCAGATAACTGCACCCATTAA GTCGCATTGGCAGAAAAAGATTGCTTTGAATCATGAATTTGCTGAAATATTTGACTCGGCCTATGGTATTCTACTGATGGTTCTACTAGATAG AGACAAGTTTGATCCACAAATTCTCGTTCATCTCTATCGACTATTCCATTCAACCGCTGCCAAACTCATGCGTTGTATGGAACAGAATAAGATAATTCGCGAAATGATACTGAACTTTCAAGGG GAAGAAGAAAATTACTTGGTTTATCAAGTTTTCATGGATTATAAATTGAGCTTGTATGAAATGACACACACAGACCA CCATGAACGTAGTTCAGATTTGAAAATCATCGGAAAAATCCTTGATGAAAGACTTCAACGTATTATTACTAATGAGAAGGGCATACAAGGAAGTGTTCCCTTGGAACCAGAT ACCGTGTTAGAGTTGAGATTTATAAATCTATACTGTTCGGCGGTATTCATGCAACTCATCGAAGATGTAGTTCCCGAAATTCCCGCTGTTATGGACTATATACAGCTGATGAAGAAAACATTCCCCGAATATGTTCAGCGTCCACGCACAGCGGTCAAAGGAGTGTCGTCTTCGAAAGACGTTGTCTTACCAGTTCGCGATAGAgccaaaatcaaattcaaacacGGTATTGAGCACGATCCTTTGATTCTGCAAGACCGATATG TTATTGATGTTGATGATTGTATGGAAAGAGACATGGCcccgaaatcagttttacACGAGTCGGTTCTAATGAAG TACATGGTTGACACTCATCTCGATGAAGTTTGGACCCAGTTTCTTGTGGAAATCTTATCGCAAACTTATCTGACACCAAATCCTTTCCCAGCCCTAGTCACTGTTCTAAGACAGGCTGCACTAAG GATGCATTTGTATGCTGATAGTAATGATCAGGTTGTGAAACGTGTACAGCACAATACTCCCAAATTAGAAGATGGTGAGAATTTCATCTACGCAGTTCCTGGATGTGATGGACATG GACATATAAGTGCCATGTGCATTTTGGATACCGCAGCATTCTTTATGCTGAACCAATTGGTCAAGCCATTCGACAACCGCACTTTCGTTCAAAGAAAAGGCCGCTACAAG ATTGCGATGACGCTTGCACTGAGCAGTCATACACCTCTGTACGGTAGGATGGACCCATATCTGAAACAAGTCGACCTGCATGAGCATTGTTACATAAAAGGACCGCATGGATGTGCAGCAGATGCAGTTGCTATCTACTCAAAAATTG TTATCGACCATATAAATGATGTTCTGAAGAATGACGATTTCCCCGTGCAAGGTTTCTACATGGGTGTTGAGGAAACACGTTGGTGCGCCGAGGATCTTCAGAATAGAAAACGTGCATTCCAAACTGAGTTCGAACGAATCGTCCTCCTCAAACAGCCATTATATTTGAAG CTGTTCGTTGTCAAAGAATGGTTCTATGTGCCAATTGTTAAAAAATACCTGTTCCATTTTACAAACCAAGATGAGACTCA gAAAGAGATGTTCTTTGATAATAACCCTGTGTGGCTTTATCAGAATATCTTCTTCAAGAAAGAAAaa GCAGCGTTTCATTTCCAACAAGGTGCCACACCTGATTCCTGCAGTCCGTATACAGGTCCGAACTTGCGCATAGCTTTTCGAatcattgataaaaaaattcGAAGTGAAATTGATAACAAACGCTGGATAGACGTGCATCGATGGCTGCTGACAAAATCACTTATGAATCAG GGCTGCCTTGATCTGATTATATTGGGAAAGATGGTACAGGGCTACAGGTCTAAATTAGAACAAGTGCTCAAAACGCAAGCGTGTATGGCACCAAAAACATTCCCAGAAATGGTGGAGACTAAACTCAAGTCAATTGTTGAATGGCACATTGGATCTAGAAATCTTTATGTCAAGATTGAACCAGCT TCTGTCCAAAAGCTGGAGCAAGTTCGTCAAATGTGCGCGGCGCTACAAGATATCCTGTCTCATGATGTTCATCTGATCAGCCCCGAAGCTAAAGCGGCCGTTAAAAGCATTCGAGCTGAAGCTAAGAATACTCGTCCATCATCTCCTGAACCGGGCCATCAACGAACATTGAAAATATACCTCAATCCTGCTGATGATATTCATAATGAATGGAGATACATATATTGA